Part of the Drosophila santomea strain STO CAGO 1482 chromosome 2L, Prin_Dsan_1.1, whole genome shotgun sequence genome is shown below.
TCCGGGTTCCAAACCAGCTGACAGCATTCATTTGGCTCACGTTGCGGTGGTAACCCAAAGGCCAACTCCCGTCACCGAAATACTTGCTAAAATTCCGGCTAACAAACGATCAAGTTCGTGCGGATAACAAGTAACACATCTCAATATCCTTTGAAGTAACTACCTCGCAAACTGAAGACGTCACATTCCACAGAAATATAATCATTTTCGGGGGAAAGCCAGTGGAATGCTAGCCGTGCAAATAGTTGAGATTGCTAAGTGAAACCTCAACGTTAACAAGGATAAGTTGTTGGGAAAACATTCCTGTaatggaaataataataaaatgtgaTTAAAATGGAATATATTGTCGCTTAAAGAAATATTACTTAATAAaacatatgcaaattaatttgacAATAAAGAGCAAGGTAATACAAGccaaatatatagaaaaagaAACACAGGGGCATaggaaattttaaattctGATAAGAATACGAGGCCAAACCGCAATAACAATATCTATGACTAAAGAGAAGGACAAATGGTCGGCTCCTACATTTCTAAGTTTACGTAAACTaacttaatattttattaggaCTGACCATAAAAGATAACATTGAAATATGTTTACGTAAAATATTTACCATAGTTTTAAAGCTAGCTATAAAGCAAGTTCTATAGCATGTATTTGAAATATTCCACTTATGcttttaatcaatttttgcTAATTTCAAATTTGGTCTCTTCTTTGCAGGCTTAGCCCAAGTGACTTACCAGATCATTGGGCCTCAGGTACATCAAATCCATCGACCtcgaccagcagcagcagcagcagcagcggcagtaGCATTAGcgccagcggcagcaacaacaacaagtacAACAGCGGCAACATATCGGTCTGCAACCTGCCGCGCTCATCGCCGGccgctgcaacagcagccgtTACACTATCGTCGACCGCCGGCGGCATTGGCAGCAACTTGTTGAGCGGCCTGCATCACGGACTGGCGCCCGGTACGCATCCACTGCAGCGCGCGACGGCAGCCAGCGGAGGCGGAGCTGGtgctgggggcgtggcaggcgcCTCGACAGCAGCGGCACTTGCACTccagcaacatcagcatcagcatcagaatcagcaccagcaccagcagcaggcgcaacagcagcagcatcagcagcagacgcagcagcagcagcaattggcctaccagcatcagcaactgcagcagcagatcATCTCGCAGCGTTCCATACAAAACAAGGCGGCGGCCACCGCTGCCGCACAAACGGCAAGTCTTGCTGCTGCCCTGCAGCGATCGGCTGCCATTATGAATGCGGTGGCATCGCCGATCTCAGCCAACTCTGCCAACTCAGCGACGTCCGGCCGAAAGATACGCCGCAAGACGGATTCAAAGGTCAATCTGGTGAGTTTCTGCCGGGGAAGTCCCTTCTAATGCAAGCCATTAGGTTTCTTTTATAATGAGCGAGAAATTTCGAACACCCTATAATCACTATAAATAAACATGcaaatattacgtatacgccacgttgaCATACCAACGCTAGCTCTAATGCATGCAGGTTCGATTAAAACATAATCTTCGATGGCTTGGCACAAAAATAACTTGCTAAAGGACgtatcaaattatttttagtaaGACTGGTTTGCATTTTTCTAAccaaattaacaaaaatttgagATGTTCATAAAAAGACtgattattaatatttatgaaacAGAAAGATAATATGCTGAAGTATGCAAAATTAGTCATAAACTATTCTTAATTGAGGGCTCAAACTTTGAAAGTATTCAAAGTATTTCAAGTTTTATTAACAACTTTGTGCTCTTTGCAGCCCCAATCACAAATCAACAAATGCAACAATGAGAAGCGACGTCGCGAGGCGGAGAATGGCTATATCGAGCAGCTGTCGGAGATATTGACGCTGAACAAGCGTGGAGATATGACCTCAACGAAACCGGACAAGGCGGCTATACTAAACCAAGTGGTTCGAACGGTACGtaatcgaaatcgaaaattgATTAAtacatttgtacatttgtttATACACTCCCCACGCATACAAGTTAATTACCGACAAGACCCCAATGCATAAGCTCATCAAACGAAACTAATAAGCCCGAAACGCGAAACGCGACCAACTGCAAGTAAAAGCAATACAAGTTGTTATAACACCCTGGGAATGACTGACTTGGCGGACTTGGCCAGTCGATTCCACTGCTCTGTCCGGAATACCAAATGATCAATTACAGCGCAAAAACACAGCCCAGTGAAATTCCCCAATGTAATTTCCATGCAGTTTCCCCGCAGCTTCAGCTTCGTCTTCGTTcttcttcatattttttgtacacAGAAAGTAAATGCTGATACTTTTACGCCATCCAAAATTCCTAAAAAATTAACTATACGAGTTGTATAATGAAGTGATCAGTCAGTCTATGATATATAGGATTTGTGTAATTTGTGTAAACACAAACTCTGTTCCAACTTGCTTgacttttctctctgtgcagtCAAAAACGCGTTccaattaaaaagcaattaaaagcTCAGCCGAAAAAGAGCTTAAAAGAATTTCGCGAAAGCGAATATGAGAGGTGCAGAAGCTGCGATGAAGAGTTGGCTGACGTAATTTGGCCCCAGCCGCaacacaatttaattaatatttttatttaatttacataaatttatttatgtttcaaTGGCCCGACCCGACCCAACTTAATGTTGTTTTAGGCATtaatattgttgttgccgcacATCTTTTATTGGTTTCAGGTAGCCTAAGCACTTTATTATGCAAATCATTTTCGAGCCAAGCGCCACGCTTTGCCGAACATCCAAAAAACcgacaaaaccaaaaccgaaaaatgtaaaagacacaaaaaaaaaaacgggaaAAAGACACAAACCAACAAATGGCTTTATAAATGAAACGCGGCGCACAGCCAACGCCAAAatacataattttattttgtaatccAGGCGggcgaaaacgaaaacaaaacaactcATCGGCCagtgaaatgcaattaaaggGTACAACACAGCTCACACATGAGTTCCGCacataataaacaaattgaattaaacgCGTTCGTGTCATGTTGGTTTTTCCCTAATGAGAAAAGCCAACGAAGGGATCGAACGCAGGCAATTTTTAGCGCTAATCCAATTGCTGGCCCCTCATGACATATTAATATTCACTTGGCCAAACACAACTCGATTAGCTGGCTAGCTGGTTGACATGAAAAAAATGGTGCTACAAAAAGATACATTCCCAAATGGAGGAAAGGCCCCGGCGAGATTCGAACTCACGATCTCCTGTTTACTAGACAGGCGCTTTAACCAACTAAGCCACGGCGCCACTTGCCTTTGCACGTTCTATAAATTCTTTTTGCTTCGAAAGCATCGCATCACCTTCACGTTATCAGCTGATTGGCTGATTAGGTTCGACGAGGTGAGGTGTGTGTGGGGTTTATTTTTAGCCTCTTCGGTGGAAAATAGCAAGAATAAATGGCCACATTAACTTGGGAAAATGAGGCAGAAAATGCTACTAAGAAATGCTTCTTAAAAGGACTAACTAAATAGGACTTTTAAGGATATTTGCAATGAATTATACAAACTTTGCATTTGATGAATGAatgtttattgcatttcaaCTCTTTGGTTTACAAGAACCATAATAGATTGTATGTTCAAATTCCAATAGACTTATAGCATATAACATAATTTAAACTATGCTGCCCTGAAGAGTATGCTACACAAAATTTGTAGACCTGATTAAAATCTAATAATATAAAGTGCTAAAGTAGATTGATTAAGTCATTTGGTTACCATTTCCTGCACACCCCTAAGGCCTTGGAACCCAAAAGTATCTCAACGACTACCATTCGCCTCAATTAATATGTATCTGAGCTTTTTATCCCTCGATCGCAGAGATACGGGTGTTGACAAACCCCTTCTGCGTTGCACAGCTGCTCGGTTTTATCAAACGCTCGCATTTTACCTGATTTGATCATTTTGGCAGAGTCTATGGGTCACAGCGCGCCAAAAACGAAACGTTTGTGCAAGCGAAGGGGTGGGGTGTGGTAGGGAGGGGACGGGTGGCAAAGAGATAAAGGCAGACACGTTTTGGACATTTTCACGACTGCACGCGCCCCaggctttgttgtttttgttgtgtttttttttgcaacggCTACCGTTGCtctcattgttgttgttattgcgATGTTTACTTAATCATTTGACTGATATTTTTCGGAGTGCCTTCACCCCGAAATTCGTGCTCGGGAGCAACTTTTCCTGGTCGAGCTTCTTCCCTTCCATTCCAAATtccaaacaacaaaagctcGCTCtccattttatatttttgggaGATCAACGAACTGCTTTGAAATGCTTTTGCACCGATGACGTATCGGCTATTTGCAATTTCACATAGTTGCGATTGCGTTTCATTCTACATTGTTcttaattgttgttgctgccccCTCGCCCACGCCTCACACATACACCCGCACAAAACAGGTGCACAATGTGAtaacacacgcacacagtcTCTCCTTGTGCAAGCCGGTAAACAAAACTGGAAAGAGAGAGTGCCAGAGAGCAAAGCTCCATTATTTTGGCAAAGAGCGCGAAGAAGCTTcgtgttgccattgttgttcgttttcgttttcggtaTCGTTGTGcttgttggtgttgttgtcgttgtgcGTTTTTTAACACAATTGCATTCAAAAAATGTGTGCTTAGTATTTCGGCAACTTTGTGACTGTGCGAACGTTCTGTGTTCTCCGCTTTTCAAGTATTTCTCAGATTTTTCGTGAGTAATTTACGCTTTTTGgcccaaattgaaattgagtCACACATTCGAAGCCTAGACGCTGATAACCCCcaacaaatattaaacaaaaaacgcAAATAAGACGAGCCACGgcgaaaaaccaaaacaaaagtgaaatgcCATTGACATTTGTCCATGCGAAGTTGAAGTTGACTGACCTTGAATTCCCATGTGTGTGAGAGCGAAACAGTTTCATGTGAGAGCAAGTGAGTGAATGTGGAGTCACtggaaagtgggtggcagtgggagGCGTGCCGTGAAAATCCTGAGGAAACCAAAATCCTAACCATAACaataatatttgaatatgACGAGCGCTTTTCGCGTGTTTTTTTTCGCAAATGTCAATGACTTTATTTTCAAACGCGCGCGTAAAAATAACACAAACATAGAAccctaacacacacacacacacactcgcctTCGAAAAAAGGCGGTTTATTGCACTTCCATTGTGCCAATACAATGATATTAcacatataataataatattcgcGAGTTCCCCTCCTTTCTGCCTTACTTACTACTACTCCACACAAAGTGTGCCGATCTTTGTGctataattattaatatgaTTACTGGCTGTGTGTCATATTATGCATGAGTTTTTGCTCGCGATGCTTCCGCATCATcgccaaataaataatgccCGCAGTTTAAGTGTCGCCGATAAAGTGGGCGCGACATGAATGAAGTTTTTATATTCGGATATGTATCTCACAGATGCGATCTGGGCAGAAGATGTGTCTTTATGAGGTCCGTCACAAAGTAGAATATAAGATGAATATTTACAGTCGGCAGGCATATTTCCATTGCAaccttttgattttgtcttCTGATCGCAGAGTTATCCTTTTTACCTACATCTTCAAGTACTTTTTATATATAGAGTTATTCAACATATTTGCAATCATTAGTGTTATAATATACTTTTTCAATATCCTATTCCTTTCAGTATCGTGAGATTTGTGACAAGGGCCAAAATCGTGATATATCCTCAACGTCgacgaacaacaacaactccACGACAACgaccaacaacaacacgaatagcaacaataacaacaacaccagcaaaCCACAAGCAACCTCAACACGCTGCACCCGCTGCGCCACGGACAACTGCTCGATCCATCCGGTGCAACAGGGCGAGGTCTCGTCGACGGAACCACCACTCGCGGAGCCATCACTACTGCTCGGCCAGGTGCCAGAGATATCGGCGTACTTTGAGGCACTCGAGCACTATATCAGCGGCGTCGGCTGGGTCCTGCTGCAGGTGAACGCCAACGGCATCATTGAGTCCTGCACGCAGAACATCCGCGACCTGATCGGCTATGAGAAGCAGGAGCTGTACCACCAGCCGCTCTACATGTACCTCTATTCGGGGGATCACGCCAAGCTAGAGCCGATCATCAACACCATGTACAACAATCCCAATGGCGGAAGTAACAACTCCGCCAATAATTCTGGCCCCGGCGGCACTTCTGCTGGCCCCTCGGCGGGCGTTTGGGGCGATCTCGAGGAGCTGAACAATGGCAATGCCTCACAGGGCTCCAATTCCAACGGAGCGAGCGGCTTGGGTGGAGCTGGTGGCGCTGCGGCGGGCAAGTCTAAGAGCAGCATCTCCACCAGGGTGCGCATGCTAGTCAAGGACACGCGCACGGCCACCCAAACGTCGTCCAACTGCGAGGAGAAGCCACTGAGGCAGGCCGGCCATCAGGACAAGTACGAGGAGGTGGTCCTTATAGCGGCACCCGTCAAGGGTGAGTATTTAATACTTGAATAATTAAAGTGATTGAAACCCTATTATATTAAACCATACTATTTTCAGACGATGCCGATGCCAGCAGCTCGGTGCTGTGCCTGATCACACGGCCGGAGGATGAGTCGCCCCTGGAGATCAACATTCAGCAGCacgtgcagcagcagccgatCGAGCAGATGACCTTCAAGCTGGACATCCACGGCAAAATACTCACCCTCGATCCCACGGCACTGCGGGAGCCGTTCAAGCAGCACCTGCAGACGTGGGTGGGCCGCCTGTGGCAGGATCTATGCCATCCGCACGACCTCTCCACCCTCAAGTCGCATCTGCGCGACATACAGGACTCGGCCAGCGCCAATTCGCCGGGTGCCGGAGCTGGCACCAGTGTGGTATCGCGTCCGTTTCGTTTACGATTGGGAGCACCGGATGTATACGTGCATGTGAAGGCAAACTCGAGACTGTTCCTCAACCAGACGCCTGGCGAGGGCGACTTCATAATGTCCGTACAGACGCTGCTCAACTCGGAGAACGACatgaacagcagcaacactgGAGCGGGCAGTGGCGGATTGGGCTTGGGCCAACTGTGCGCCATGGCACCGAGTCCCTCGCTTGCCAGCTCACTGCTCAGCAGCCTGTCCATGGATGGTCTGCACGGTGGAACCGGTTCCGgatcctcctcctcgccaGCGGCCTCTGGCATGTTGCCCACCCATCTGCTGGGCGGACTGGTGGGCGGCGGTCAAcagggcggcggcggcaacaGCACACAGACAACAAGCGTGGGCGGACCGCTGATGAGTAGCGCCATTATCAACGGCACCggactgcagcagcaacaacaacagcagcagcgatccGGCGCCAGCTCATCGGCCAGCTCGTCGGCAAATGCGCTGGTCAACGCGTTTACCGCTTCGCCAGCGGCTGCGGAGCATAGCTTCTACGGAAGCGATACCTTCGAATTCGACATTGCAGCACATTCCTCCTCATTCGAATTGGATCCCAGTGGCGGTGTGGGAGCCTGGACGGATTCGCGTCCAAATTCGCGAGCCTCGGTGGCCACGCCCGTTAGCACGCCGCGCCCTCCGTCTGGACACGGATTTAGTCCGGCTGTTTGCGCATCGCCGGCCACGCCGTATCAGCTATCCTCGCACTCCGCCGCCAGCCTGCCCTCGCCGCAGTCGAATGCCAGTGCCGGCGGAGGCAACTACGGTGGCTTCAACTTCCACTCCTTCGAGGCGGGCGATGTGAAGCCCGAGAAGGatgtccagcagcagcaaaaccagcagcaggcaaacaacaatagcagcagcagcaacccaCTATTGGGCGGCGGTTTGCCAAACGGCGTTGGTGGAATGCTGCTctcccagcagcagcaacaacagcagcagcagacaccgccccaacagcagcagcaacagcagcaacaggagtCCTCGGAGCGGTTGCGCCATTTGCTGACCAAGTCGCAGAGCATGGCCGGCGGTCTGGGAGGACTGGGCGACGATGAGAAGGTGAGTCCCACTACAAGATTTAGGTCAATAGCATGAAGTTGACTGAAACAGGTTTTGCACACAAAAATGTACGAATCTATACTAATGCAAGTATAATTATTTCGCAGTACTTCAAGACCGAGGGCAGCGAGGATGAGAAGCACGGCAGCGGTGGTTTCAAGATGGGTGGCCAGGCCGGAGGACTGGGAATGTTCGGACCCATGGGATCGATGGGGCGCGGTGTCGGCAACTCAAGTATGCTGCACAAGGCAGGCAATTCCCAGAACCCCATGCTGCTCAAGGTATGATTTTAATATTGCGAAAAGGAACTTCCCTCTCTGAATATAGATTTACTTGCAGCTTCTCAACGAGAAGTCCGAGGACGATGAGGGCAACGGATCGGGTGGTGGGCCAGGTTCAATGAACAACTCCCGGCAGAGCGAGCTGATGCGTCAGCTAAAGAATCCGGACGGTGGCAGTCACGGGATGCACCGTAACAGTGCCAGCGGCAACATGAGCACCGAGGACCTGAAGGCGATGCTCAAGATCCAAAGCGATCCATCGCTGAGCCGAAAGCGATCACTAAACGAGCCCGACGACGATCCCTCTGCCAAACGGTCGGAGGACAAGCCCAGCAAACTGTGCACGCAGAACAAGATGTTGGCCAAGCTGCTGCAGAATCCGCCAAAGATACCCAAAGCACCCAATCCCGAGCAGCCGCTGCAAGTGAAGACGCTGCCGGACATCACCAGCTCCACGGTGAGCAGCACGCTGGCCGCTCCGGGTAACCTCATTAGCGCTGGCAGCACCGGACCCAAAGCGGCAGCCAATCGCAACcgaaagcagcaacaacagcagcagcagcaacagcagcaacaacagcagcagcagcaacagcagcagcagcaacaggtcGCCGGCATTCCttcccagcagcaacaacagcagccaaacGATGTCTACCTcagtcagcagcagcaacagcaactccAGCCGCCGCAGCTGGCCttccagcaccagcaacagcaactggcGACCACAGCAACTACCTCAATTACCACAGCGGCCTCCACTTCGGCAGCAgctgcggcagcggcggccaTTCTGGGCGAACGCGACTCGGAGCTGTCCAAGTTGCTGGACAGCGTAATGGAGTATTATCCAGATGATACACCCATCGTGACCAATGCCCCATCCGAGGCCTCGGCAATCAACGACATTCAAAAGTCGCTGATGCTGGACGTAGAGTCGGCGGCCTTTGGAAACGATCTAAACCAGCAGCTTATGAtgagccagcagcaacagcaccagcaacaacagcagcagcaacaactgctgGCGTTGCAGCTtgcccaacagcagcagcaacagcgacagcagcatctgcagcagccCCCTGCCTATCCGGGCATGCtcaacatgcaacagcagcaacaccaacagcagcagcaacagcaaaaccAGCAGCACATCATGCAGCGCCTGGAAGCCATGCGCAATCAGGGCAACCAGGGTTTCCAGCGACCACCACCCATGTATTCCGCTCGCGGTCGTGGGCCCATGAATGCGGTGGCCACTCCGGGGGGCGTGGTGTTGCctgcccagcagcagctgcgcaACATgcgacaacagcagcagttggcGGCGGCGCAGCAGAAGGAGCGTTtactgcagcaacagcagaagcagcaaatGCTCGTTCCCGAGAATGCCAGTGAGTATTAGAAAATGCTGCCTTTAATTTTAAGCTCGACTTACCACGTTTTAATAGAATCAGGGAGCCTGGTTTGAAATTGGATTATTAAGCATATTGTGTCTTTCCTTTTAGCTGGCATGAATGCGGGCTTGAACAACATTGGCTCGCTTCTCAACACGACGGTGGCCCCCAATGTGTCCCTGTCCCGCACGAACCTGCCCTCAGATGCCCAGCTCAGTCCAAACTTTGCTCAGACCctgatgcagcagcagctcagtCCCGGTCGCAGCGCGCCCTACAGCCCGCAGCCCAACCAAGGTATGCTGATGACTTTGTAAATGCAATAGCATTGATAACTGATGGTGAATTTGGATTTTCAGGCTATGCCCCTCAGTTTCCGCAACCTGGCCAACGTCTCTccccgcagcagcagcagcagcttagccagcagcaacagaacaatgtccagcagcaacagttggcctaccagcagcaacaggtcGGCGACGGCGGACGTTCCAACACTCCGTTTGGCTCAAACTCGGGAATGCAGTCGCCGGGCATGCAGAACAGTCCGCAGCAGTGGGGAGctggcggcggaggaggcggtggaCCCGGCGGTCCACTGCCGTCTGGCAATGCCGGAAGAACACTGCAGCAACACAACCCGATGCTCATTGCACAGCTGCAGGTGAGTGTCTGAGTATTGAACCAGCCAATGCGGATCCATTAACACCTTTCCATGGCCGCGCTGCAGGGCGTGAGTCCGTACAATGCGCGTCAATACCAACAGAACCAGAGACGCGGCCTCAATTCCCCAGGAGCAGTCGGACCCGGTGGCAATCCGGCGACTCTGCAGCGGCAGAACTCGTTCCAGGGACAAGGCGGTGGCGGAGCCACAACGCCCGATGGTTCCGGCGTGGGTTTCGGCGGTCCACAGTCCCCCTACGGCAGCAATGTCAATgttttccagcagcagcagttgcagcgtCTGCAGCGACAGGGCAGCGTGCCACAGGCCACCCAGCATCTGCCAGGTAAGGAATGGAACGGGGCGCAATGCTGGATCCACCATTGAACTGAAAACTAGGCGTTTAGTTTGTTTATGGCGAGTAAAAGCGCATTTTAGGAGCAAGTAAGGGGGAGTACAATTAGGAAATCGAGATAAAAGTACCTATTACTGCCTTAAAGAACAAGTATGATAAACAAATGTAGTTGATATATCTCTTGTGATTTAAGCACCCCTTAATCCACATACTAAACATTAAACTACATACCTAGACAGCtttacacacactcacacataacacacaaccacacacacacacacacacacacagttgaTGACCTGAACTAGTTTTAATCAAAGCCAAACGAAACCAACCAAAACCGCTTAACCAAAACAGGCTCGCCACGCTTTGGCTCCTCACcgggcagcagcaacaacactgATAGTTCAGCTGCCGCCggcaaccagcagcagcaacagcagcagcagcagcaacaacagcagcagcagcagcatcagcagcagcagcaacagcagcagcagcagctgatgAACGGGCTGAGCATGTcgccacatccgcatccgcaccCGGCGATGATGGGCGTGGGCGGCATGGGCAGCGGCGGTGGCAACGGCATCATTGGCCTTGGCGGCGGGGGCGGCAACTATGGGGCCACTCTTGGTGGCTACGGGCAGTCGCAGCAGGCGAATGATTTCTATGGTCGCGCCCAGACCGGTAAGCCTGTGTGCTCTTCTCTCACTCTCTGTCTCAAACTGAAACCATCATTTAAATATCTCACGCGATCGCTGTATAAATCACCCCGCCTTCAAAtctgtgtatatatacatatatatatatatatttataatatggCTGTATAATCCATTGCCACGCATCGTAAAGCAATCCAAATTTTGGGAGCATTCTGTATATACGTATCAAAAATCTACATTTAAGCTGGAAAACACACACGTATCAACACCCCTAACCCACACATATGCGACTATATCTTTGTATAACTCTGTACGATCATTGTAATTAACCCAATATCCCCGCCCGATAAGTCAAGTTGGTTGTGCTGTACATAATATCTAGCATACATAGTTGCAGGCGCTGCACCCCCACAAAAACATTTGGTGTACCCAAAGTTCCCCTAAAATGTTTAGTTCTAAGAACACATTTCGCAAAC
Proteins encoded:
- the LOC120458090 gene encoding neurogenic protein mastermind isoform X3, which produces MSIAAAENAGLSPSDLPDHWASGTSNPSTSTSSSSSSSGSSISASGSNNNKYNSGNISVCNLPRSSPAAATAAVTLSSTAGGIGSNLLSGLHHGLAPGTHPLQRATAASGGGAGAGGVAGASTAAALALQQHQHQHQNQHQHQQQAQQQQHQQQTQQQQQLAYQHQQLQQQIISQRSIQNKAAATAAAQTASLAAALQRSAAIMNAVASPISANSANSATSGRKIRRKTDSKVNLPQSQINKCNNEKRRREAENGYIEQLSEILTLNKRGDMTSTKPDKAAILNQVVRTYREICDKGQNRDISSTSTNNNNSTTTTNNNTNSNNNNNTSKPQATSTRCTRCATDNCSIHPVQQGEVSSTEPPLAEPSLLLGQVPEISAYFEALEHYISGVGWVLLQVNANGIIESCTQNIRDLIGYEKQELYHQPLYMYLYSGDHAKLEPIINTMYNNPNGGSNNSANNSGPGGTSAGPSAGVWGDLEELNNGNASQGSNSNGASGLGGAGGAAAGKSKSSISTRVRMLVKDTRTATQTSSNCEEKPLRQAGHQDKYEEVVLIAAPVKDDADASSSVLCLITRPEDESPLEINIQQHVQQQPIEQMTFKLDIHGKILTLDPTALREPFKQHLQTWVGRLWQDLCHPHDLSTLKSHLRDIQDSASANSPGAGAGTSVVSRPFRLRLGAPDVYVHVKANSRLFLNQTPGEGDFIMSVQTLLNSENDMNSSNTGAGSGGLGLGQLCAMAPSPSLASSLLSSLSMDGLHGGTGSGSSSSPAASGMLPTHLLGGLVGGGQQGGGGNSTQTTSVGGPLMSSAIINGTGLQQQQQQQQRSGASSSASSSANALVNAFTASPAAAEHSFYGSDTFEFDIAAHSSSFELDPSGGVGAWTDSRPNSRASVATPVSTPRPPSGHGFSPAVCASPATPYQLSSHSAASLPSPQSNASAGGGNYGGFNFHSFEAGDVKPEKDVQQQQNQQQANNNSSSSNPLLGGGLPNGVGGMLLSQQQQQQQQQTPPQQQQQQQQQESSERLRHLLTKSQSMAGGLGGLGDDEKYFKTEGSEDEKHGSGGFKMGGQAGGLGMFGPMGSMGRGVGNSSMLHKAGNSQNPMLLKLLNEKSEDDEGNGSGGGPGSMNNSRQSELMRQLKNPDGGSHGMHRNSASGNMSTEDLKAMLKIQSDPSLSRKRSLNEPDDDPSAKRSEDKPSKLCTQNKMLAKLLQNPPKIPKAPNPEQPLQVKTLPDITSSTVSSTLAAPGNLISAGSTGPKAAANRNRKQQQQQQQQQQQQQQQQQQQQQQQVAGIPSQQQQQQPNDVYLSQQQQQQLQPPQLAFQHQQQQLATTATTSITTAASTSAAAAAAAAILGERDSELSKLLDSVMEYYPDDTPIVTNAPSEASAINDIQKSLMLDVESAAFGNDLNQQLMMSQQQQHQQQQQQQQLLALQLAQQQQQQRQQHLQQPPAYPGMLNMQQQQHQQQQQQQNQQHIMQRLEAMRNQGNQGFQRPPPMYSARGRGPMNAVATPGGVVLPAQQQLRNMRQQQQLAAAQQKERLLQQQQKQQMLVPENATGMNAGLNNIGSLLNTTVAPNVSLSRTNLPSDAQLSPNFAQTLMQQQLSPGRSAPYSPQPNQGYAPQFPQPGQRLSPQQQQQLSQQQQNNVQQQQLAYQQQQVGDGGRSNTPFGSNSGMQSPGMQNSPQQWGAGGGGGGGPGGPLPSGNAGRTLQQHNPMLIAQLQGVSPYNARQYQQNQRRGLNSPGAVGPGGNPATLQRQNSFQGQGGGGATTPDGSGVGFGGPQSPYGSNVNVFQQQQLQRLQRQGSVPQATQHLPAGGGGGVAGGSANSEFVKQELRAVVSVRAQQAAAAATGGAGGGGGGGGVAQRGQTPQSPLQQGSVIGSGGGIVGGVNSTNTMGNVTPTGSGNVSNSMLNTPPDPTLSFSFETPDFFTSSATR